TGGGCCAAGCACCCCGGCACCTTCTCGCTGTACATCACCAAGGACGGTTACGACCCGACCAAGCCGCTCGCCTGGGGCGACCTCGAGCCGACGCCGTTCGACCAGGTGACCAACCCGCCCGCGAACGGCGGGCCGGGCACCGACGACGGGCACTACTACTGGACCGGGAAGCTGCCGTCGAACAAGACCGGCAAGCACCTGATCTACTCGGTCTGGTCCCGCTCGGACAGCACGGAGACCTTCTACGGCTGCTCCGACGTGGTGTTCGACGGCGGCCACGGTGAGGTGACCGGGATCGGCACCACGCCGTCCAGCCCGTCGCCGTCCAGCCCGGCACCGCCCAGCCCGTCACCGTCCGGCTCGACGCCCGGCGGCACCGGCTGCACCGCCATGTACAACGTCGTCTCCTCGTGGAGCGGCGGGTTCCAGGGCCAGGTGATGGTGCACGCCGGCACCACCGCCGTCAACGGCTGGCACGTCAACTGGACCTGGCCGGGCAGCCAGACGCTGGCCTCGGTGTGGAGTGGCAAGGCCACCGCGAGCGGCTCACTGGTCTCGGTGAGCAACGAGACCTGGAACGGGACGGTCGCCGCCGGCGACTACACCACATTCGGGTTCCTCGGCTCCGGCACGGCGCCCGCCACCCTGCAGAATCTGTCCTGCTCGACCGGGTGATCCCGGGATCCGGGGGGTGACTTCGCGTCACCTCCCGGATCACATTCGCGGCGGCCGACTTGACGGGACTTGACCCCGTTTCCTACGTTGCGGCTATCTCACGAAAATCTTTTCCCCCCGGCCTGGGGCGCGCCACCACCCGGCGCGCCCTGCTCTTCGGCAGTGCCGCGGCGGCCGCGCTGGCGGCCACCCCGGGCATCGCCGGTCCGCTCGTCCCGGCCCGCGCCAAGCCGCGCTGGACCGGCGCCTGGACCACCGCGAACACGGCGACCCCGGCCGGCGAGCCGGTGCTGCCGGCCGGCCGGACGGTCCGTCAGGTCGTGCACCTGAGCCTCGGCGGCGTCCAGCCCCGGCTCACCCTGACCAACGAGTTCGGCCCCACCCCGGTACGCCTCGGCGAAGTGGCGATCGGGGTACGCGCCGGCGGCCCGGACAGCACCGCGATGCGTCCGGCCACCATCCGCCGGGTCACCTTCGGCGGCCGCGCCGACGCCCTGCTCCCGGCCGGCGGCACCCTGCTCAGCGACCCGGTCCCGGACCTGCCCCTGCCGCCCGGCACCGACCTGGTGATCGCCTACTACCTGCCCGACCCGACCCGGATCGGCACCGTCGGCACCCACGCCTACCAGCTCAACCGGATCGTGCCGGGCAACACCGCTGCCGCCCCCGACCCGGCCGGCGGCGTGGCCGGCACGCGTTACCTGCTGCTCGGCGGGGTCAGCGTGCGCACCACCGGGCACAGCGCCGCGGTCGTCGCGTTCGGCGACTCGATCACCTGCGGCGCGAGCACCACGCTCGGCGCGAACCATCGCTGGCCGGACCGGCTGGCCGACCGGATCCGCGCCGCCGGGCTGCCGCTCGGCGTACTGAACACCGGCATCAACGGTAACCGGCTGGTGGCCGGCCCGGACCTGCCGGCCCCGGCCGGCGCCGGCGGATCCGGCGGATCCGCGCCGACCGCCGTGGTCGACAACGTCAGCATCGGCCCGGCCGGGCTGCGCCGCCTCGACCGGGACGCGCTGGAGCAGCCGGGCGCCCGCTATCTGATCACCCTGATCGGGATCAACGACATCCGGCACGGCACCGCCGCGCCGCCGCTGATCGCCGGGCACCGCGAGCTGATCGCCAGGGCCCGGCGGGCCGGGTTCACCGTGCTCGGCGGCACCCTGCTGCCGATGGGCGGCAGTGGCCGCGACGCTCCGGCGTACCGGCTCGCCCGCGGCGCGCTCAACGAGTGGATCCGCGGCAGCGGTGAGTACGACGCGGTGATCGACTTCGATGCCGCGATCCGGGACGGCGCGCACCCGGAGCGGATGTGGCCCGGCTACGACAGCGGCGACCACCTGCACCCCAACGACGCCGGCATGCTGGCCCTGGCCTCCGCCGTCCCGCTCGCGCTGCTGCGCTGAGGCACGCCGCCGCCGGACCGCACCCGCTCGGGCGCCCACGGCCCCCCGTGGCCCGTGGACGCCGCGACATCCTGCCCAAGATCGTTTGCAAAACCATTGCACCTGAGGAATCGTGTGCCGCGACGGCGAGGACTCTTTGCGGGGGAACATGCGGTGGCGGCTCCTGGGCCCGGTACGCCTGATCGGCGACGACGGCTCCGAGATCGACCCGGGCACCGGCAAGCAGCTCTGCCTCCTCGCCGCGCTGCTGATCACCCCCGGCCAGGTGGTGCCGGCCGGCGTCCTGGTCGACCGGCTCTGGGGTGACACCCCGCCGCGCTCCGGGACGCCGCTCGCGCCGTACGCCACCCGCCTGCGCCGCGTCCTCGACCCGCTGCTCGGCCCGGACACGCTGCGCTGGACCACCGGCGGCTACCTGCTCGACGTGCCGCCCGAGCAGGTCGACCTCTACCGGGCCCGGGTCCTGATCCACCACGCCCGGTCGGCCGCCGAGACCGGCGACCACCAGCGCGCCGGCGACCTGCTGCTGACCGCCCTGGACGGCTGGGAGCCGATCACCCTGGCCGGCGTGCCCGGCGCCTGGGCCGACCGGGTCCGGATCGGCCTGGCCCGGGAGTTCCTGGACGCGCTCGCCCAGCTCGGCCGGGCCGGGTTGGCTGTCGGCCGGGCCGACGAGGTGGCCGAGCGGCTCGCCCCGTTCGCCGCCGAGCACCCGACCGAGGAGGGCCTGGTCGCGGTGCTGATGGCCGCGCTGGCCGAGGCGGGCCGGCCGGCGCAGGCGCTGGAGGCGTTCGCCCGCACCCGGGACGCCGTCGCCGACCAGCTCGGCGCCGCACCCGGCCCGGAGCTGACCGAGCTGCACACCCGCATCCTGCGCGCCCCGGCCACCCGCACCGTGACCCCGGCCCAGCTGCCCGCCCCGGCGCCCGGATTCACCGGCCGCACCGCCGAGCTGGACCTGCTCGACCAGCGGCCGCGGCTCACCGTGATCACCGGACCGCCCGGCGTCGGCAAGTCCGCGCTGGCCGTCGGCTGGGGGCACCGGGCCCGCTTCCCGGACGGCCAGCTGTACCTGGACCTGCGTGGCTTCGACAGGTGCGCGACGGCGATGAGCACCGAGGAGGCGGCCGGCACCCTGATCGTCGCGCTCGACCCGGGATGCCCGGTCCCGGCCGGGCTGGACGCCCGTACCGGGCTGCTGCGCAGCCTGCTGGCCGGCCGCCGGGTGCTGCTGCTGCTTGACAACGCCCGGGACGCCATGCACGTCCGGCCGCTGCTGCCCGGCGCGGCCGGCCCCACCGTCGTGGTGACCAGCCGGGACCGGCTCACCGGGCTGATCGCCTCGCACGGCGCCACCCCGATCACGCTGGACGCCCTCGACGAGCGGCACGCCCGGCAGCTGCTCGCGAACCGGCTCGGCAGCCGCCTCGCGGCCGAACCGGCGGCCGGGGCGGCGCTCGCCGCGGCGACCGCCGGGCTGCCGCTGGCGCTGGTCACGGTGGCCGCCCGGGCGGCGCTGCGCCCCGGGCAGCCGCTCGCCGAGCTGGCCGCCGAACTGGCCGCGTCCCGCCTGGACGGGATGCGCAGCACCGACGCGGCCACCGACCCGCGGACCGTGTTCTCCTGGTCCTACCGGTCGCTGAGTTCCGGCGCGGCCCGGCTGTTCCGGCTGATCGGCGCGGTCACCGAGCCGGACCTGGACCTGGCCGCCGCCACCGCGCTGGCCGGCGAGGACGTCACCGCCGAACTGGCCGAGCTGGTCGCGGCCAGCCTGCTCACCGAGCACCGGACCGGCCGCTGGATGATGCACGAGCTGCTCCGCGCCTATGCGGAGAGCCTGCTCAGCCCGGCCGAACGCGAGCCCGCGCTGAGCCGCCTGGCGGTGCCGGAAGAAGGCTAGGCGCTGAATCGGTCCGGATCGCCGGCGCCCACCCGGAGGACCTCGGGCGAGCCCTCGGACAGGTCGATCACCGTGGTCGGCTCGGTGCCGCACTCGCCGGAGTCCACCACCGCGTCCACCGCGTGGTCCAGGGCTTCCTTGATCTCCCAGCCCTGGGTCATCGGCTCCGGCTCGCCGGGCAGCAGCAGCGTGCTGGAGACCAGCGGCTCACCCAGCTCGGCGAGGATCGCCTGGGCGGTGGTGTGTGCGGTGATCCGTACCCCGACAGTCTTCTTCTTGGGGTGCAGCAGCCGGCGTGGCACCTCCTTGGTGGCCGGCAGGATGAACGTGTACGGCCCCGGCGTGCTCGCCTTCACCGCCCGGAACAGCGCGTTGTTGATCTGCACGAACTGCCCGAGCTGCGCGAAGTCGTGACACATCAGCGTGAAGTGGTGCCTGTCGTCAAGGTGCCGGATCGCCCGGATCCGGTCGAGACCGTCCTTGTTCCCCATCCGGCAGCCGAGCGCGAAGCACGAGTCCGTCGGATAGGCGATCAGTCCGTCCTCCCGGATCAGCCCCACGATCTGCTGGATGCTGCGCGGTTGCGGATTGTCCGGGTGCACGTCGAAGTATTTCGCCACTCGTCGCAGCTTATGCCCCTTCCCCCGGGCCGTAGGGTCAGGGTCATGGAGATCGCTCGCCGCCCCGCCGTGCGCATCGTCTGTTTCGACGCGGACGGCCGCGTCCTACTGCTGAACTGGCAGGATCCGATCGACGGGCACCGCCTCTGGGAACCGCCGGGCGGTGGCATCGACCCGGGGGAGACGCCGTTGCAGGCCGCCCGGCGCGAACTCACCGAGGAGACCGGCCTCGACCCGGACGCGATCGACCCGGCGTTCGTCGTGGTGGAGCGGGAGTGCGTGTGGAAGGGGCGCCGGATGGTCGGCCCCGAGCAGTTCTTCACCGCCCGGTACGCCACCGCCGAGCCGGTGATCGGGCAGGACGGCCTGCTCCCCTA
This window of the Actinoplanes oblitus genome carries:
- a CDS encoding lytic polysaccharide monooxygenase auxiliary activity family 9 protein; the encoded protein is MRIVRIIAAIALTAAAGVLAMPGAAQAHGAIQVPGSRTWFCYQDGRNPTTGAIEPKNAACAAAVAQSGVTSLYNWFAVLRSDGAGRVSGFIPDGQLCSGGTGGPYNFTGFNLARTDWPTTHLTAGATMEFRYNDWAKHPGTFSLYITKDGYDPTKPLAWGDLEPTPFDQVTNPPANGGPGTDDGHYYWTGKLPSNKTGKHLIYSVWSRSDSTETFYGCSDVVFDGGHGEVTGIGTTPSSPSPSSPAPPSPSPSGSTPGGTGCTAMYNVVSSWSGGFQGQVMVHAGTTAVNGWHVNWTWPGSQTLASVWSGKATASGSLVSVSNETWNGTVAAGDYTTFGFLGSGTAPATLQNLSCSTG
- a CDS encoding SGNH/GDSL hydrolase family protein, which translates into the protein MTGLDPVSYVAAISRKSFPPGLGRATTRRALLFGSAAAAALAATPGIAGPLVPARAKPRWTGAWTTANTATPAGEPVLPAGRTVRQVVHLSLGGVQPRLTLTNEFGPTPVRLGEVAIGVRAGGPDSTAMRPATIRRVTFGGRADALLPAGGTLLSDPVPDLPLPPGTDLVIAYYLPDPTRIGTVGTHAYQLNRIVPGNTAAAPDPAGGVAGTRYLLLGGVSVRTTGHSAAVVAFGDSITCGASTTLGANHRWPDRLADRIRAAGLPLGVLNTGINGNRLVAGPDLPAPAGAGGSGGSAPTAVVDNVSIGPAGLRRLDRDALEQPGARYLITLIGINDIRHGTAAPPLIAGHRELIARARRAGFTVLGGTLLPMGGSGRDAPAYRLARGALNEWIRGSGEYDAVIDFDAAIRDGAHPERMWPGYDSGDHLHPNDAGMLALASAVPLALLR
- a CDS encoding AfsR/SARP family transcriptional regulator, with protein sequence MRWRLLGPVRLIGDDGSEIDPGTGKQLCLLAALLITPGQVVPAGVLVDRLWGDTPPRSGTPLAPYATRLRRVLDPLLGPDTLRWTTGGYLLDVPPEQVDLYRARVLIHHARSAAETGDHQRAGDLLLTALDGWEPITLAGVPGAWADRVRIGLAREFLDALAQLGRAGLAVGRADEVAERLAPFAAEHPTEEGLVAVLMAALAEAGRPAQALEAFARTRDAVADQLGAAPGPELTELHTRILRAPATRTVTPAQLPAPAPGFTGRTAELDLLDQRPRLTVITGPPGVGKSALAVGWGHRARFPDGQLYLDLRGFDRCATAMSTEEAAGTLIVALDPGCPVPAGLDARTGLLRSLLAGRRVLLLLDNARDAMHVRPLLPGAAGPTVVVTSRDRLTGLIASHGATPITLDALDERHARQLLANRLGSRLAAEPAAGAALAAATAGLPLALVTVAARAALRPGQPLAELAAELAASRLDGMRSTDAATDPRTVFSWSYRSLSSGAARLFRLIGAVTEPDLDLAAATALAGEDVTAELAELVAASLLTEHRTGRWMMHELLRAYAESLLSPAEREPALSRLAVPEEG
- a CDS encoding L-threonylcarbamoyladenylate synthase — protein: MAKYFDVHPDNPQPRSIQQIVGLIREDGLIAYPTDSCFALGCRMGNKDGLDRIRAIRHLDDRHHFTLMCHDFAQLGQFVQINNALFRAVKASTPGPYTFILPATKEVPRRLLHPKKKTVGVRITAHTTAQAILAELGEPLVSSTLLLPGEPEPMTQGWEIKEALDHAVDAVVDSGECGTEPTTVIDLSEGSPEVLRVGAGDPDRFSA
- a CDS encoding NUDIX hydrolase; translation: MEIARRPAVRIVCFDADGRVLLLNWQDPIDGHRLWEPPGGGIDPGETPLQAARRELTEETGLDPDAIDPAFVVVERECVWKGRRMVGPEQFFTARYATAEPVIGQDGLLPYEREELLGHAWIHPDDFAGLPDVLEPPSLPELCRALAAS